A single Endozoicomonas sp. NE40 DNA region contains:
- the rpmB gene encoding 50S ribosomal protein L28 → MSKVCQVTGKRPVTGNNVSHAQNKTRRRFVPNLHSKRFWVESENRFVRLRVSSKGMRIIDKKGIDAVLADMRANGQKI, encoded by the coding sequence ATGTCCAAAGTTTGTCAGGTTACCGGCAAGCGCCCGGTTACTGGGAACAACGTATCCCACGCGCAAAACAAAACTCGTCGTCGCTTCGTGCCTAACCTGCACTCCAAGCGCTTCTGGGTAGAGAGCGAAAATCGCTTTGTACGCCTGCGTGTTTCCTCCAAAGGCATGCGCATCATCGACAAGAAAGGCATCGACGCTGTTCTGGCTGACATGCGCGCCAACGGTCAAAAAATCTAA
- the radC gene encoding RadC family protein produces the protein MSDSRHQASQPPSDRPREKLLNHGAESLSDTELLAILLRTGSKGIGVIELSHTLIHHFGSLDELLTARPAQLKRFKGLGQAKIAELQAILAICQRVLEHRVKQGNALTSPDSTRQYLQMHFRGKSSEQFACLFLDTRHRVIVLETLFYGTINSAAVYPREILKRALALNASAVILSHNHPSGDPEPSQADIRITQTIKQALELIDIECLDHMIVGRGQIVSLAERGLLT, from the coding sequence ATGTCTGACTCGCGACACCAGGCTTCCCAGCCGCCTTCTGATCGCCCCAGAGAGAAACTGCTGAACCATGGGGCAGAGTCCTTAAGCGATACCGAACTCCTCGCCATACTGCTGCGAACGGGCTCAAAAGGTATAGGAGTGATTGAACTGTCACATACGCTTATTCATCATTTTGGGTCGCTGGACGAGTTACTGACCGCCAGACCTGCACAGCTCAAACGGTTTAAAGGACTTGGACAGGCTAAAATCGCCGAATTGCAGGCTATTTTAGCGATTTGTCAGCGAGTACTTGAACATCGGGTAAAGCAGGGTAACGCGCTGACCAGTCCGGACAGTACACGGCAATATCTGCAAATGCATTTCAGGGGGAAGAGTAGCGAGCAGTTTGCCTGCCTGTTTCTGGATACGCGCCATCGGGTTATCGTTCTGGAAACGCTGTTTTACGGCACCATTAACTCTGCAGCAGTTTATCCCCGGGAAATTCTGAAACGTGCATTAGCATTAAATGCCAGTGCGGTTATTCTCAGCCATAATCATCCCAGCGGAGACCCGGAGCCCAGCCAGGCTGATATCCGGATCACCCAAACCATTAAACAGGCATTAGAACTGATTGACATTGAGTGTCTGGATCATATGATTGTCGGTCGGGGCCAGATTGTGTCCCTGGCTGAAAGAGGTCTGCTCACCTAA
- the yegQ gene encoding tRNA 5-hydroxyuridine modification protein YegQ: MKPELLSPAGTLKNMRYAFAYGADAVYAGQPRYSLRVRNNDFKLENLENGINEAHAQGKKFYLASNLAPHNSKVKTFLKHMEPVIAMKPDALIMSDPGLIMMVRETWPDMPVHLSVQANVVNFATVKFWAKQGVERIILSRELSLDEIQEIREEAPEMEIEVFVHGSLCIAYSGRCLLSGYINKRDPNQGTCTNACRWEYQPHAATESYTGEVVPLAKPESVQPTLGQGAPTDQIVLLQEKGRPEQYMPAFEDEHGTYIMNSKDLRAVQHVHRLTDMGIHSLKIEGRTKSFYYVARTAQVYRKTIDDAAAGRPFDMSAMDTLENLANRGFTEGFYRRHVHDEYQNYETGNSRGNKQQFVGDILDFDGQQATIDVKNRFETGDTMELMTPKGNIAFTLDNIENKHGESVSVAPGSGHKVKILVPEGVQPDEMSLLVRNLPQ, from the coding sequence ATGAAACCAGAACTTCTTTCACCCGCTGGCACTCTGAAAAACATGCGTTACGCCTTCGCTTATGGCGCTGATGCAGTATACGCCGGCCAGCCCCGCTACAGCCTGCGTGTTCGCAACAACGACTTTAAGCTGGAAAACCTTGAGAACGGCATTAACGAAGCTCACGCCCAGGGCAAGAAGTTCTATCTCGCCAGCAATCTTGCGCCCCACAACAGCAAGGTAAAAACCTTTCTGAAGCATATGGAACCGGTAATCGCGATGAAGCCGGACGCCCTGATTATGTCGGACCCGGGCCTTATCATGATGGTTCGTGAAACCTGGCCAGATATGCCCGTACATCTGTCGGTACAGGCCAATGTCGTTAACTTTGCTACCGTTAAGTTCTGGGCGAAGCAGGGGGTTGAGCGCATCATTCTGTCCCGCGAACTGTCTCTGGATGAGATTCAGGAAATTCGGGAAGAAGCGCCGGAGATGGAAATAGAAGTGTTTGTCCATGGCTCCCTGTGCATTGCTTACTCGGGTCGCTGCCTGTTGTCTGGCTATATCAACAAACGTGATCCCAACCAGGGTACCTGCACCAATGCCTGCCGCTGGGAGTATCAGCCCCATGCCGCCACGGAAAGCTACACGGGTGAAGTCGTGCCACTGGCAAAACCTGAAAGTGTTCAACCAACGCTGGGGCAGGGCGCGCCAACAGACCAGATTGTGCTTTTGCAGGAAAAAGGTCGTCCTGAGCAGTACATGCCTGCTTTTGAAGATGAGCATGGCACCTACATCATGAACTCCAAAGACCTGCGTGCCGTGCAGCATGTTCATCGTCTGACGGATATGGGGATTCACTCCCTGAAAATTGAAGGTCGCACCAAGTCCTTCTACTACGTGGCCCGTACTGCACAGGTTTACCGGAAGACCATCGACGATGCCGCAGCAGGTCGCCCGTTTGATATGAGTGCAATGGATACGCTGGAAAACCTGGCTAATCGCGGCTTTACCGAAGGTTTCTATCGTCGCCATGTTCACGACGAATACCAGAACTATGAGACCGGCAACTCCCGTGGCAACAAACAGCAGTTTGTCGGGGACATCCTCGACTTCGACGGACAACAAGCCACTATCGACGTGAAGAACCGCTTCGAAACCGGTGACACCATGGAGTTGATGACACCAAAGGGAAATATTGCCTTCACTCTGGATAACATCGAAAACAAACACGGTGAATCCGTTTCTGTGGCTCCTGGCTCCGGTCATAAGGTAAAAATTCTGGTACCGGAAGGTGTTCAGCCAGACGAGATGTCTCTGCTGGTACGAAATCTCCCGCAGTAA
- the trxA gene encoding thioredoxin TrxA: protein MSDIVNVTDASFEEDVLKADGPVLVDYWAEWCGPCKMIAPVLDEIAQDYDGKLTICKLNIDENEATPPKYGVRGIPTLMLFKGGNVEATKVGALSKSQLTAFLDSNL, encoded by the coding sequence ATGAGCGATATTGTCAATGTGACAGACGCTTCCTTCGAAGAGGACGTACTGAAGGCTGACGGACCGGTACTGGTCGACTACTGGGCAGAGTGGTGCGGCCCCTGCAAAATGATTGCTCCGGTTCTGGATGAAATTGCCCAGGACTACGACGGCAAACTGACGATCTGCAAACTGAACATCGACGAAAACGAAGCCACTCCACCCAAATACGGTGTACGCGGTATCCCGACCCTGATGTTGTTCAAGGGCGGCAACGTTGAAGCGACTAAAGTCGGCGCTCTGTCAAAATCCCAGCTGACCGCATTTCTGGACAGTAACCTTTGA
- the ppx gene encoding exopolyphosphatase produces the protein MREIGQSETDSQPLVAAIDLGSNSFHMIVARVDQGEIRPVERLGEKVQLAAGLAKDGSLSEAAMERGLNCLAQFAQYMKGRTFQAIRIVGTNALRKARNSDEFVRNATKILPYPIEIIAGREEARLIYLGVAQTQADDNDRRLVVDIGGGSTELIVGERFEPRLLESLHMGCVTFNDRFFSGGHLSPERFQSAYYAARLELLNIEKTYRELSWEDAVGSSGSIRTVSSILQATGEGDIITRERLDKLKNDLLVFNRTDRIRFPGLKPERQTIFPAGLAILTACFDAFDIEQMQYSDGALREGVLYDMLGRDRHEDVRGRTISALMKRYHVDQSNAEAVRQHALCCFDQVAETWGLCQAERELLSWAALVCEVGLDISHSQYHRHGAYLIHHSDLMGFSKEQQRKLALLVRGHRRTIPRTLIDSDDEEGRLLKLTVLLRIAIVLNHIRGADNGFTYSLEADNKKLTVSFPKKWLKQHPLTAADFERERIEQIRVGYWLVVD, from the coding sequence ATGAGAGAAATCGGTCAAAGTGAGACAGACAGCCAGCCTTTGGTAGCGGCTATTGATCTGGGGTCTAACAGTTTTCATATGATTGTGGCCCGGGTCGACCAGGGAGAAATCCGGCCTGTAGAACGGTTGGGCGAGAAAGTTCAGCTGGCCGCCGGGCTGGCAAAAGATGGCAGTTTGTCTGAAGCAGCCATGGAACGTGGACTCAACTGTCTGGCACAGTTTGCCCAGTACATGAAGGGCAGAACGTTTCAGGCCATCAGAATTGTTGGTACCAATGCGCTGAGAAAAGCCAGGAACAGTGACGAATTTGTCCGAAATGCCACAAAAATTCTGCCTTATCCCATAGAGATTATTGCCGGGCGCGAAGAAGCGCGACTGATTTATCTGGGGGTTGCCCAGACTCAGGCTGATGATAATGATCGCAGGCTGGTGGTGGACATTGGTGGTGGCAGTACCGAACTGATCGTTGGTGAACGCTTTGAACCCCGGCTGCTTGAGAGTTTGCACATGGGGTGTGTGACGTTCAATGACCGCTTTTTTTCCGGAGGTCATTTGTCGCCGGAACGTTTCCAGTCAGCTTATTATGCCGCCCGACTGGAACTGCTGAATATAGAGAAAACGTATCGGGAGCTTAGCTGGGAAGACGCTGTGGGTTCCTCAGGGTCTATCCGTACGGTCAGCAGTATCCTTCAGGCAACGGGCGAAGGGGATATAATTACCCGGGAACGACTGGATAAACTGAAAAATGACCTGCTGGTATTCAACCGCACAGATCGTATCCGCTTTCCCGGACTGAAACCTGAACGGCAGACAATTTTCCCTGCAGGTCTGGCGATTCTGACTGCCTGTTTTGATGCGTTTGATATTGAGCAGATGCAGTATTCCGATGGCGCTCTGCGGGAAGGCGTGTTGTACGACATGCTGGGGCGTGACCGGCATGAAGATGTTCGTGGCCGGACCATTTCTGCCCTGATGAAACGTTATCATGTAGACCAGAGTAATGCGGAAGCCGTTCGTCAGCATGCGTTGTGCTGCTTTGACCAGGTGGCAGAAACATGGGGATTGTGTCAGGCCGAAAGGGAGTTGCTGTCCTGGGCTGCCCTGGTATGCGAAGTCGGACTGGATATTTCCCATTCCCAGTACCATCGTCATGGTGCTTACCTGATTCATCACTCCGATTTAATGGGGTTCAGCAAGGAGCAACAGCGCAAGCTGGCTCTGCTGGTCAGAGGACACCGGCGCACGATTCCCAGGACGTTGATTGACAGTGATGATGAAGAAGGCAGACTGTTGAAACTGACTGTTCTGTTGCGAATCGCCATTGTCCTGAATCATATCAGAGGTGCGGATAACGGGTTTACCTACTCTCTTGAAGCAGACAATAAAAAGCTGACGGTTTCTTTCCCTAAGAAATGGCTGAAACAGCATCCGCTAACGGCAGCGGATTTTGAGCGGGAGCGAATCGAACAGATTCGGGTAGGATACTGGCTGGTTGTTGACTGA
- a CDS encoding H-NS family nucleoid-associated regulatory protein yields the protein MNIFEELHHRLGSKTRIRSLFKDVNAEEMERIINRMNEVLQEKFNEKEAEEAKREEKKHSIEEIKKAMAERGLSISDLSLLDEMGKESKRKRNVSKHNFEYQTISGDTVRWYGSTTGRLPKDFQDYLDRTNKKRTDCIVDND from the coding sequence ATGAATATATTCGAAGAACTTCATCACAGATTAGGCAGCAAAACCAGAATTCGCTCTCTTTTCAAAGACGTGAATGCTGAAGAGATGGAGCGAATAATTAATCGTATGAATGAGGTATTGCAGGAAAAATTCAATGAGAAAGAGGCCGAAGAGGCCAAGCGCGAAGAGAAAAAGCACAGCATCGAAGAAATCAAGAAAGCCATGGCCGAACGGGGCCTGTCTATTTCTGACTTAAGCCTGCTGGATGAAATGGGGAAAGAATCTAAGCGCAAGCGCAATGTCAGCAAGCACAACTTTGAATACCAGACCATATCGGGAGACACCGTTCGCTGGTATGGTTCAACGACCGGACGCCTGCCCAAAGATTTTCAGGACTACCTTGATCGAACGAACAAGAAGCGAACCGACTGTATTGTTGATAACGATTAG
- the rpmG gene encoding 50S ribosomal protein L33, which translates to MAKGIREKIKLVSTAGTGHYYTTNKNKRNTPDKLVFKKYDPVVRKHVEYKEHKIK; encoded by the coding sequence ATGGCAAAAGGTATTCGCGAGAAAATTAAGCTGGTTTCTACGGCTGGTACTGGTCACTACTACACCACCAACAAGAACAAGCGTAACACTCCAGACAAGCTCGTATTCAAGAAGTACGATCCTGTTGTGCGCAAGCACGTGGAGTACAAGGAACACAAGATCAAGTAA
- the coaBC gene encoding bifunctional phosphopantothenoylcysteine decarboxylase/phosphopantothenate--cysteine ligase CoaBC, which produces MQRLCNKRIVLGVTGGIAAYKSAELIRSLCKLGADVRVVMTKAACEFITPLTLQALSHNPVHLDLLDTRAEAAMGHIELAKWADIVLVAPATADFIARLAGGQADDLLTTLCLATGAPICLAPAMNQGMWRDATTQENIAKLVGKGLKMFGPADGSQACGDVGPGRMLDPDLITLHTAEMFKHDIFTGRSVLITAGPTREDIDPVRYISNHSSGKMAYALAEVAVEAGAKVTLVSGPVSIDKPGRVKTIDVISAQQMHDAVQENIEGVDIFIGCAAVSDYRPVEILKDKIKKDPNNTEEILELKLVRNPDIVASVAARDEAPFVIGFAAETSNVIEYATRKMQKKKLNMIVANDVSDKSIGFSSDMNEVTVLAEGIEKTLPKASKKVLARKILNIASRSYHQWRRDQES; this is translated from the coding sequence ATGCAACGCTTATGCAATAAACGGATTGTCCTCGGCGTGACGGGTGGTATTGCCGCCTATAAAAGTGCTGAACTGATACGATCGCTCTGCAAGCTGGGGGCGGATGTTCGGGTTGTAATGACAAAAGCAGCCTGTGAGTTCATTACGCCACTGACGCTTCAGGCTCTTTCCCACAATCCGGTACACCTTGATCTGCTGGATACTCGTGCAGAAGCTGCCATGGGGCATATTGAACTGGCAAAATGGGCAGATATTGTTCTTGTAGCACCGGCAACCGCTGATTTTATTGCACGCCTTGCGGGTGGACAGGCTGATGACCTGTTAACAACGCTGTGTCTGGCAACGGGAGCGCCTATTTGTCTTGCTCCAGCTATGAACCAGGGGATGTGGCGCGATGCCACGACTCAGGAGAACATAGCCAAACTGGTGGGAAAAGGGCTGAAAATGTTTGGCCCTGCTGATGGCAGCCAGGCCTGTGGTGATGTCGGCCCCGGACGTATGCTGGACCCTGATTTGATCACCCTGCATACCGCAGAAATGTTTAAACACGATATTTTCACTGGCCGAAGTGTATTGATCACTGCGGGACCAACCCGTGAAGACATTGACCCGGTCAGATATATCTCCAATCACAGCTCTGGAAAGATGGCTTATGCCCTTGCTGAAGTTGCAGTAGAAGCTGGTGCCAAAGTGACGCTTGTGAGTGGTCCGGTGAGTATAGATAAGCCTGGCCGGGTAAAGACTATTGATGTTATCAGTGCACAGCAAATGCACGATGCGGTTCAGGAGAACATCGAAGGTGTGGATATTTTTATCGGCTGCGCAGCGGTAAGCGATTATCGTCCGGTTGAGATCCTGAAAGACAAGATCAAGAAAGACCCTAATAATACGGAAGAAATTCTGGAACTCAAGCTGGTGCGTAACCCGGATATCGTTGCTTCTGTGGCAGCGCGGGATGAAGCCCCGTTTGTGATTGGGTTTGCTGCTGAAACCAGCAATGTCATTGAGTATGCAACCAGAAAAATGCAGAAGAAAAAGCTGAACATGATTGTCGCTAATGATGTGTCAGATAAAAGCATTGGTTTTTCCAGTGACATGAATGAGGTGACCGTACTGGCTGAAGGCATAGAGAAAACGCTCCCGAAAGCTTCCAAGAAAGTACTGGCCCGTAAAATTTTGAATATTGCATCTCGCAGTTACCATCAATGGAGAAGAGA
- a CDS encoding Na/Pi cotransporter family protein, with product MLSRLFLPSALLLLIYGFWVSPEFKIIAAGVAIFLFGMVYLEQGFKVFTGGLLENILQKTTDKVWKSLSFGIVSTAILQSSSLVSVIVISFLSAGLIGLAAGVGIIFGANLGSTAGAWLVAVFGLKVKLSSYAMPMLVIGLLLKTQRAKQLNGFGFILLGIGFLFLGIHYMKEGFEAFKSAIDLAEYAMDGFAGLMVYTMIGMVATVIMQSTNATMVLTFSALAIGQLSYENALAIAIGSNVGTTITAILGAISANAEGKRLAVAHLTFNVITAMLAIILIEPLINLVNHIAEYHGVASNNYTLKLAIFHTLFNILGMLTLLPFLGLMVKWLQSLFRDQSAAKPLNLASHDETEPEKAIYLNPVTLSYPDTAMRAMTRECAHLYRNALEIICYSIYLSGEKLRETDNLQELVRNWKREEQPWSIKDLYIRHIKGIYADIIQYSGALEGRLPKQQAQELFALKVACRDFVQAIKHVKHIYKNMGKYTDSENEQIREQYNQLRLCIASVLKLVDLLGVKRRYSHIREHTDQLKQELREQDEQTNTALNELIRSGQVDAYMASSLLNDSAHVHDACTNLIDGAVIMLTRDSQEYHDFDVTPEVASS from the coding sequence ATGCTTAGTCGACTTTTTTTACCATCAGCCCTGCTGCTATTAATTTACGGGTTCTGGGTCAGCCCGGAGTTCAAAATCATTGCGGCCGGAGTCGCGATATTTCTGTTTGGCATGGTTTACCTTGAACAGGGATTCAAGGTGTTCACTGGTGGGCTGCTGGAAAATATTCTGCAAAAAACCACCGACAAAGTTTGGAAAAGTCTCAGCTTTGGTATTGTCTCAACCGCCATTCTGCAATCAAGCTCACTGGTTTCCGTCATTGTTATCTCATTTCTCAGCGCAGGCTTGATTGGGCTGGCAGCCGGTGTGGGTATTATTTTCGGAGCCAACCTGGGCAGTACGGCAGGCGCATGGCTGGTTGCCGTGTTTGGCCTGAAAGTAAAATTGTCATCCTACGCTATGCCAATGCTTGTGATTGGGCTGCTGCTGAAAACTCAACGGGCAAAACAGCTTAATGGGTTTGGTTTTATCCTTCTTGGCATCGGCTTTCTGTTTCTGGGCATTCACTACATGAAAGAAGGCTTCGAAGCCTTTAAAAGCGCAATAGATCTTGCCGAATATGCCATGGACGGTTTTGCCGGGCTGATGGTTTACACCATGATTGGCATGGTTGCCACCGTTATCATGCAGTCGACCAATGCCACAATGGTACTCACCTTCTCTGCCCTGGCGATTGGCCAGCTTTCTTATGAAAACGCTCTGGCCATCGCTATTGGCTCTAACGTGGGTACCACCATTACCGCTATTTTAGGCGCAATCAGTGCCAATGCCGAAGGCAAACGACTGGCCGTCGCACACCTGACCTTCAATGTGATCACTGCAATGCTTGCCATTATCCTGATTGAGCCCCTGATCAACCTGGTTAATCACATTGCTGAGTACCATGGTGTTGCCAGTAACAACTACACGCTCAAACTGGCTATTTTCCATACTCTGTTCAATATTCTGGGCATGCTGACACTGCTTCCGTTTCTGGGATTGATGGTGAAATGGTTGCAGTCTCTATTCCGCGATCAATCCGCCGCGAAACCCCTCAACCTTGCCAGCCACGATGAGACTGAGCCGGAAAAAGCGATCTACCTCAACCCGGTCACACTCAGTTATCCGGATACTGCCATGCGGGCTATGACGAGGGAGTGCGCACACCTGTACCGGAACGCACTGGAAATCATCTGTTACAGCATCTATCTATCCGGTGAAAAGCTGCGGGAAACCGATAACCTGCAGGAGCTGGTCAGGAACTGGAAAAGAGAAGAACAGCCCTGGTCCATCAAGGACCTGTATATCCGCCATATTAAAGGTATCTATGCCGATATCATCCAGTATTCCGGGGCGCTTGAAGGTCGCCTGCCCAAACAACAGGCTCAGGAACTGTTTGCCCTGAAAGTGGCCTGCAGAGATTTTGTACAGGCCATCAAGCACGTAAAGCATATTTATAAAAATATGGGTAAGTACACCGATTCAGAAAATGAGCAGATTCGGGAGCAATACAACCAGCTCAGGCTCTGCATTGCGTCGGTTTTGAAACTGGTCGACCTGTTGGGCGTAAAACGCCGGTACAGCCATATTCGCGAGCATACTGACCAGTTAAAACAGGAGCTAAGGGAGCAGGACGAGCAAACCAACACAGCCCTGAATGAACTGATTCGTTCCGGTCAGGTTGATGCCTATATGGCCAGTTCTCTTCTAAACGACAGCGCTCATGTACATGATGCCTGTACCAACCTGATTGATGGTGCTGTGATTATGTTGACCCGGGACAGTCAGGAGTATCACGATTTTGATGTCACACCAGAGGTCGCCAGTTCATAA